One part of the Paenibacillus silvisoli genome encodes these proteins:
- a CDS encoding MgtC/SapB family protein translates to MGETVAQVYDPSIWQISYLELTIRLVLALVLGGLIGVERELGGHSAGFRTHILVCLGSAAIVLLSMYGFSEFAADPNVRLDPARLAAQVISGIGFLGAGTILRTGFTVSGLTTAASLWVVAAIGLTVGAGFYYGSAVLTLLVVVSLFFLNKFEKKFSRAKRKQDLVLKITKDSASLNKVVTELHHFGVRISKIVVENEEEAHDDQEEMLIVRMQIKLNYKKRFEEVIVALASIEGVVGVEAGSESF, encoded by the coding sequence AAGTGTATGATCCAAGTATTTGGCAAATCAGCTATTTGGAGCTGACCATCCGGCTCGTGCTTGCGCTCGTGCTGGGCGGTTTGATCGGCGTCGAACGCGAGCTTGGCGGGCATTCCGCCGGATTTCGGACGCATATTCTCGTTTGCTTGGGCTCGGCGGCCATCGTTCTGCTATCGATGTACGGCTTCTCCGAATTCGCGGCGGACCCGAACGTCCGGCTCGACCCGGCGAGGTTAGCGGCGCAGGTCATCAGCGGCATCGGCTTTCTTGGCGCGGGGACGATATTGCGAACGGGCTTTACGGTGTCCGGCCTGACAACGGCGGCTTCTCTGTGGGTCGTCGCTGCGATCGGGCTAACGGTCGGCGCGGGCTTCTATTATGGTTCAGCCGTGCTGACGCTCTTGGTTGTCGTCAGCTTGTTCTTCTTGAACAAATTCGAGAAGAAATTTTCGCGGGCGAAGCGCAAGCAGGACTTGGTCCTGAAAATTACGAAGGATTCCGCCAGCCTCAATAAAGTGGTTACCGAGCTGCATCATTTCGGCGTCCGGATCAGCAAAATCGTCGTCGAGAACGAAGAAGAAGCGCATGACGATCAAGAAGAAATGCTCATCGTCCGAATGCAGATCAAGCTCAATTATAAGAAGAGATTCGAAGAAGTGATCGTGGCGCTGGCCTCGATTGAAGGCGTAGTCGGCGTCGAAGCGGGCAGCGAGTCGTTTTAG